A portion of the Mustela erminea isolate mMusErm1 chromosome 19, mMusErm1.Pri, whole genome shotgun sequence genome contains these proteins:
- the ZNF568 gene encoding zinc finger protein 568 isoform X2 produces the protein MTSRPSEISKSCVTMERLTQMMERRAWHPQDSALLEEEENMTRSLETVTFKDVAVDLTQEEWQQMKPAQRNLYRDVMLENYSNLVTVGYQVTKPDVIFKLEHEEEPWVVEEEMLGRHCPEVWEVDEQSKKQQETLVRKVTSISKKTLIKENVIECKRITKIFPLSSDILTSRQNFFDCDSLDKGLEHNLDLLSYEKNCVREKNYDYNKYGKPFYHCSSHALTPFKCNQCGQDFSHKFDLIRHERIHAGEKPYECKECGKAFSRKENLITHQKIHTGEKPYKCNECGKAFIQMSNLIRHQRIHTGEKPYACKDCWKAFSQKSNLIEHERIHTGEKPYECKECGKSFSQKQNLIEHEKIHTGEKPYACNECGRAFSRMSSVTLHMRSHTGEKPYKCNKCGKAFSQCSVFIIHMRSHTGEKPYVCSECGKAFSQSSSLTVHMRNHTAEKPYECNECGKAFSRKENLITHQKIHTGEKPYECNECGKAFIQMSNLIRHQRIHTGEKPYACTVCGKAFSQKSNLTEHEKIHTGEKPYNCNQCGKAFSQRQNLLEHEKIHTGEKPFKCNECGKAFSRISSLTLHVRSHTGEKPYECNKCGKAFSQCSLLIIHMRSHTGEKPFECNECGKAFSQRASLSIHKRGHTGEKR, from the exons CTTGGCATCCTCAGGACTCTGCCCttttggaggaagaagagaatatgACCAGGTCTCTT GAAACAGTGACATTTAAGGATGTTGCTGTGGACCTCACCCAGGAGGAATGGCAGCAAATGAAACCTGCTCAGAGGAACTTGTATCGGGATGTAATGCTAGAGAACTATAGCAACCTAGTCACAGTGG GTTATCAAGTCACCAAACCAGATGTGATCTTCAAGTTGGAGCACGAAGAGGAACCATGGGTGGTAGAGGAGGAAATGCTTGGAAGGCACTGTCCAG AAGTTTGGGAAGTTGATGAACAGAGCAAGAAGCAACAGGAAACACTTGTGAGGAAAGTCACATCCATCTCCAAGAAAACTCTGATTAAGGAAAATGTCATTGAAtgtaaaagaattacaaaaatatttcctttgagCTCAGATATTCTTACTTCAAGACAAAACTTCTTTGATTGTGACTCACTTGATAAGGGTTTGGAACATAATTTAGATTTACTTAGTTATGAGAAGAATTGTGTAAGAGAGAAAAACTATGACTATAATAAGTATGGGAAGCCTTTTTACCACTGCTCATCCCATGCTCTAACCCCCTTTAAGTGTAATCAGTGTGGACAAGACTTCAGTCATAAATTTGACCTCATCAGACATGAAAGAATTCAtgctggagagaaaccctatgagtgtaaggaatgtggaaaagccttcagcAGGAAGGAAAATCTTATTACACATCAAAAAATTCATACTGGGGAAAAACCatataaatgtaatgaatgtggaaaagctTTCATTCAGATGTCAAACCTTATTAGACACCAGAGAATTCATACGGGGGAGAAACCTTATGCATGTAAGGACTGTTGGAAAGCCTTCAGTCAAAAATCAAATCTTATTGAACAtgagagaattcatactggagaaaaaccctatgaatgtaaagaatgtggaaaATCCTTCAGCCAGAAGCAAAACCTTATTGAGCATGAGAAAATTCATACTGGGGAGAAACCTTATGCATGTAATGAATGTGGTAGAGCCTTTTCTCGAATGTCATCTGTTACTCTACACATGAGAAGtcacacaggggagaagccctataaatgtaataaatgtggaaaagccttctcTCAATGCTCAGTATTTATTATACATATGAGAAGTCATACAGGTGAAAAACCCTATGTGTgtagtgaatgtgggaaagcatTCTCTCAAAGTTCATCCCTTACTGTACATATGAGAAATCATACAGctgagaaaccctatgaatgtaacgagtgtggaaaagccttcagcaggaaagaaaatctcattacacatcagaaaattcatactggagagaaaccatatgaatgtaatgaatgtgggaaagcttttATTCAGATGTCAAACCTCATTAGACaccagagaattcatactggtgagaaaccttATGCATGTACAgtatgtgggaaggcctttagtCAGAAATCAAATCTCACCGAACATGAGaaaattcatactggagaaaaaccctatAATTGTAATCaatgtggaaaagctttcagtcagAGACAAAATCTCCTTGAGCATGAaaaaattcatactggagagaaaccgtttaaatgtaatgaatgtggtaAAGCCTTTTCTCGAATCTCATCTCTTACTCTTCATGTGAGAAGTCATACAGGGGAGAAACCGTACGAATGTAAtaaatgtggaaaagccttctcTCAATGCTCATTACTTATTATACATATGAGAAGTCATACCGGTGAGAAACCTtttgaatgtaatgaatgtgggaaagcatTCTCTCAAAGAGCATCCCTTTCTATACATAAGAGAGGGCATACAGGTGAGAAACGCTGA